The following coding sequences lie in one Nitratireductor mangrovi genomic window:
- a CDS encoding MarR family winged helix-turn-helix transcriptional regulator, which translates to MSVRTDNNGSRQGKSETKEEIGTEPVDVPPMATIIGYKLRRAQLYVFQDFLETFSRLKLRPAEFSVLTIIANTPGLKQSEIAEMLGIKRANFVALMDGIEKRGLAERRKADTDRRSHSLHLTPQGTKFVRKMAAVWAEHENRMIARLGGPEERDRLIELLDRLLGTPEN; encoded by the coding sequence ATGAGCGTCCGAACCGACAATAACGGCTCGCGCCAAGGCAAATCCGAGACGAAAGAAGAGATCGGGACCGAACCGGTCGACGTTCCGCCTATGGCGACCATCATCGGTTACAAGCTTCGCCGTGCACAGCTCTACGTCTTCCAGGATTTCCTCGAGACCTTCTCGAGGCTTAAGCTGCGGCCCGCCGAGTTCTCGGTGCTGACGATCATCGCCAATACCCCTGGGCTCAAGCAATCCGAAATCGCGGAGATGCTGGGCATCAAGCGTGCCAACTTCGTCGCTCTCATGGACGGGATCGAAAAGCGAGGTCTTGCCGAACGCCGCAAGGCCGATACCGATCGCCGCTCGCACTCGCTGCATCTGACACCACAGGGGACGAAATTCGTTCGCAAGATGGCCGCCGTCTGGGCAGAGCATGAAAACCGTATGATTGCGCGGCTGGGCGGCCCAGAAGAACGCGACCGGTTGATCGAGTTGCTGGACCGCCTGCTCGGAACGCCCGAGAACTGA